The Puntigrus tetrazona isolate hp1 chromosome 13, ASM1883169v1, whole genome shotgun sequence genome contains the following window.
AAACGAGATCTAGTTCTATTTGTCTGTACACCAGTGACAGTTGAGAGTTGCAAATCTCCCGTGCAAGgtgtgttttgtatatttttacctTCCTGAGTGTGTTTTATTGGTCATGTGTGACTGAGAGGCTGGTGTATGCATTCATTAATAAACTTGGAGTTTGGGGTAACAGCTCTTTGCTCAATCATGTCTTGAATCTGTGTGCTGTTATTCGCTGGCGTGGGGTGGATGAGTCACgtgttttttcaaatataccGGTCTAGCAGAGACCTTGAATGCGGTTAGTCGAGCACCAGCACGTGTCCCTGCACACATTTGCATTCCAAAGCTCTTCCAAGGAGGAGGAGCCTGCAGCTCCCGGCCGTTCCCAGCCGTTCCCTGACATCCTGGCACGTTTGTCAGAGCAGTTCCTGCACTCACGTGTCTGTTTGGTTAATAAGTGAAAGTGTTATTTGGGCGCTCTCATCAGTACAAGCAAACAAGAAATTAaagtttaagtgtttaaaataagTGCTAAATGTTTAACAGATGTTTATATTAGGATGGTAGAAGAGGTTTCGAGCCGTTGGGCTAGTGCCAAACTTTTAGATACTGTGCATGCAGCTTGAATCCCACCAGACTAAATCATGTAgagctttattaaataaacagtgttCTTACTCAAAACGGTAATTTGAAATGCGACCATGCACatctgttaaaatgtattcataatacATCTGACTTTAGACTTTCAAAAGTAGTTTGTCTTAACATTTCAAGGCAAGACACTACaggcaaaaccttttttttttaaatctgtagaTCCAGAACTTAAATTACAATATACTAAGGTTTCAGTTAAGggttattttatacattacatttctaaatCTGTGATTTGttggtagatttttttttttcttgatttaaattaatttgtatgttttgtgcTGGGAATCAATGTCTAATATTTTCCTCGAGTCAGAAGGCTGAAACTTCACGTTTTGTTTCCTACTTTGGATCTCTGTGGTTTTAGTTTAaccacagagagacagaaaataagtcaaatttGAGTAAGAGGATCTTACGCATGCTGAGTTTCCTTTGTCATAGTGTTTCTGCTTTGCTAGCCTGCCTCTAAAAATTACCAGAATCGGCTGTAAAGGCTGGAATATTGCCATCATTTTAACCACATCCTTTTTGTGTCACTTTTGCAACAGCAAGTTCTTCTGAACGGGGCCTTGGCTTTTCTTTCTGCCCACTGTCTtcctgtatcttttttttttcgctcatcGACAGGCTATCAGTTTTATGCTCTATTTTTCTGCACGGGgacattgatttttcttttgttcgtgTCCCAGTCTCTCATGCGCTGGATGCGTCAGACCGATCGTTTGTTATGTGTTTATGTACGCTGACTTTAGCAGGAAGTGGGGGGAGATGCGTGTCCTCCTCTCTCATGGGTTAAGTGAGCATGACCAGCAGTTGCTAAGAAAAACAGCTGTCctttgtgtgtgtcagagtgcaTGTGTTTGAATACGTCCCAATTAGTCTTCTGTCAATGGCACTTTGTATGCGTATAAACATGCTCCTTTGTTTAACATGTACACGTTGGAGAATGTTGTTGGGCGGAGAACTGTACAGTTAATGACTTTTTGCAGTCACTAGGGTACAACTTGCATACCACACAGGATCAGACTGAAGAAAGGACTAATTAGTCTGGTGGTGGCCTAAGAACAGTGTATATACACCACATAATTCACTCCTTAAATTCtccaaaacattaaaagtttattttgtacCACACTTTGTAGGCAACAAAACAGTGTTGTAAAATGAGTAGTTGTAAAACGTCTAAGGTGgattattgaaataaagtgttccAAATATTGCGACAGATTTAAGATAAGATAAGAATTTGTCCCATCCATAGACTTTAAAAGGTCCTATCGTTTTAGCGGAACATCTATCAGTCATCAAAGAGCGCCATCTAGAGTTAAAAAACGGAACTACGCGAGACCGGTCAGCTGATTCGCAGTCATGTGACCAAACACGGAAGAACCCATGCAAGGAGTCACGAGTTTGacacacatttattacaaaGTTTACGTTCTCGTGCGTGTTTTCATCGGTGGTTTGTGATATGCCGGATCGGCCATGGTGATTTGCTTCTTAATCCACACGGTGTGTCCGGTGAGCGCGCTCTCCGCAGGCGAGAGTCGGATACTGTACGCGCGCGCGTTCGGACCCGAGACCGGAGACGGTGACTTCACACCGGAGCAGAGGCGACTGATGCAGAAAGAGAAGCTCCACGTGGTGGCGAGGTGAGAGCAGTTCACGAATGTAAACCGTTTTCGCCAAATTCTTACTATCAAATCGACAACTTGAAATGATTACATTTACTAATAAGAgatttcattcaaatgtttctttcatCGCGatcgttttgtttattttgttttggtgaCAAACTTGCttgaattattgaattataCATACTCATTCTCATGTCTGACTGCTTTCTTCCTATATATTTATAGGAgattgtatatgtgtatattgtatatgtgcAAAAATATGTGCAATAACCTCTATCCACATATGTATCCATTATTCCATAGAAGAAATAAATCATACACGTCTGTTAGGAACGACATGAGAGTTagtaaatgattataaaaaaagtttttttttaggtaactGTCCTGCTATCAATATCTGTATTAGCAAGAGCTGCAGTAACAGTGGTGTTTTGGCAGAAACAATGCATGCTGGCACTTTGTATGTGTACCCATGGGAAGCGCTGCTGTCTTTCCTCTGTCAGGCAGGTGAGGAGTGCTGTGGCTCTGAGTCGGGAGGCCTCGGGCGGTTTGGGTGTGGAGGCGGTGCTGGGTGAGGAGGCCGCAGCTCTGGGTGAAGCTGACAGCGGAGTGTTTTCCCTGGGCGATGCAGAGCTCTTCCCAGACCGCGCTGTTGTTCTGTGGCTGGGGGTTCATTCTCTGGCGTTCACTCTGGTCTGCAGATCACACGAAAACCTGCTGCTCGCAGAGGGAGCGCTTCGCAACATCGCCCGTCACTGCCTGGAGGAGCTACGTCTGCTGGGAACCGGTGCTGAGGTGAGCTTTGCCTGGCCCTAATCATTGTTTTATTGGGGCTGCTCTATTAATATTGCTCATGCACGGGGCTccagacttaaaaaaaaaagagtgaaaatgttcaaattcaAGGTGTTTTGCACTACAGCTGTGAGTCATAACTTTTTGAAGGATCTGTGTTGTGCATGCATCTgcgtgtttgtatgtgtgttgcATGTATGTTTGCGTGTTTAACCCGTTCGCTGTGCTCGTGTGTTTGCATATGGGTCTAACATACAGAaccaacatttacatttatccaATACGATTCATTGAATGAACATCTGACCAAAAAAACGCACGTACGCCTCTCTTTCAGATTTCAGAAATCGTATGAATCTCAAATGATGATAAACTTGCATGCAGATgaatggtttcagctctctgcctTGTAAACCACTCCTAATTAATGccattaacatataaaatatcaccaGTCACCATAATGTAGTactatcaatgctgaaaacagttgtgctgctcgttatttttgttgaaaccatGATACGTCTTTTGGACATTTTtctgatgaatagaaatttTGAAAGAGCAGcctttttttgcaataataataatgaatcttCCTGACCTCAAACACTACATGGCAGtgtaaaaaaagttgttattaTTGTGCATTTGAGTGACTGTTGTGTGAATGTATTTAAGTTGTTTGGTGTTTTCATTGTATCGTTTCATAGATCCATGCAGCCTAGAGTCTGTAAACCATTGTATTGCTGTTATTGTAAAGCTGAAATTGAACTTCAGTTGAACTCCGGCAGTCTTATAAAGCACTCTGTGTGCAAGTTTTTCTTATGTTTGCTGGCCTAGTTTCTCCACACCAAAAAGACTAGCAGTGGGCTCAATTGAAATGATGAGAATATACATCTCAAACACGATAAGCAGTTAATTACATTGCGATCAATACGTTCACAGAAAAACAATCCAATGAGCTCAGGGGTGTTTATGGCCAAAAATTACTTTATGAACAGGGCTGGAGTTGTTGTCATACAGTGAACAAGAACACATTCACGGCAAATAGGTAGATTGCCGAGTTACTGATTATTCGATGCTACCCTTATTCTCTCTAGCTGACATAGCTGTTATTTTCAGGTGTTGCTGAAAAGTGATCGCGTGGATGCATTGTTGCACAGACTGCTTCCCCACGGTCAGCTCCTCTTCCTCAACCACCGTTTTGCCTCAGCCCTGGATAAAGAGATATCAAGCTACGTGAGCAAATGAAACAGTGTGTGTTGGTATAAACATATTCAGAGAGTAATAAAGCCCAACCCACactaaaaaaaagcagcttttggCATTTTAGTGTGAGGTATACCAAAAGCTGTTCAAGTAAAGCTCTTTGTGATGTCTTAGGAAGAATGACTTTGAAGTAACTTATTAGCTGTCCATAAATAGTCGGTTGATAACATTGTTCATTGAGTTAAttgaatttatataattattaccgTCTGGCTGGGTCAAAATAAATCCATCGCGGTACATGTATATCTGGCTCTCCTCTAGAGGGCagtgttgcattttattaattgctGTATGTTTCGCTTTAGTCAAGTGCGTGGCAATTTGAATAATCCTGTAACACTTTCATCTAAAATAATTCAGTAGTTCACAGCAGCGTGTCTGCCAACAGATCTGAGATGGCTGATTGACAAGGCAGTATGACGCCTTGATATCTAGGCCAACGGAGCAATCACGCAATTCCTGAAAATCCGTTTTTAGCCTCTCATTCCCCTGATTTAATAATGACGAGTTACCTCTGTCATCATGCTGTGCCGGGAACGAAGGGAGGGCGAGGACGTCCACTTATAGCAAGTGTGAGGCCAGTCATAACTCACAAGTACCGCGCTTCAATATGTTGACTGGTGAGTATGAGGCTTCTCTGACTTCCTTGTGTCAGATGCCTTCTAGAGTAGAGATGGTTGGCGTTCCTCTTGCATCAAGTATGACAAGAGCACATTTTGGCCAAATGCTCTGTAGCTGTGAAGTGTTGTTTAGACACACTTACACTGAAAGGGCCTATAGCACATTACATGTGATCACAGTAGCGTTTGAATTGAGTAGTTAGCGATGTCTCTGTCTGCACGTCTGTGGATGTAAAATGTTCAGCTGACAGCTTTCAAGGGCtctatatttgtattttctaatCACTTTAAATCCacttaaaatgactgaaaattaTAGCTTTTCATAACCATGTTTCACCTCTCtcttatttttagaatatatttttttgctgttatgCCCTTAAGATATCCGCTGCTGTCATATGAGaaaccagctttttttttttgtgattgtgCTGTTGCAAAATGCGCCGCACAATATGTTAAGATTTGGgacctttttaaaatgaactgtacCTCTTTGTCCTTATGTTGAGGTGATTTTGAAGCATTTGCAGAGCTGTAGGTGCTACACACAGCCATTACGAATGTGGGTGGTCatatgttacatttttgctCTAAGAATTGTGGAACAAGCCATTTTGCAAGGATTTTTaggttattgttattattagaaagtgtattttaattcaAGGCGATATTGTGaacacaaatgaaacatttactgTACTGCTTATTTATTCTCTAAGAAACGATAAATGAATATGGCTATAGTAATAATATCCCAACAGCAGGAAGTGGTAATAAATAACATACACATGAATAATCATAATGTACAGTTTTAcctatatgttaaaataaaatgcgtcTTCTTGATCAGGCTTTGGTGTCTTGATTTTAGGTAGAATAATCATTCATATCATAGAATAATCAATAATCATATCATAGTGCTCAGCGTCTCATAACAGCAAGGAAACTGTAACATGAAATTACAAAGGGGCTAAAAAAACCCAGAGAGGGAAGTTTGACTCAGGAGATTAAGATACTTATAATACAGATTTTCtttacagttcttttttttatttctcttacaAACACATTGCTATTATCCTTTCAACATGATAAATTCAAGTAGGAGACAGTTTGTCCTTAATGGTTACTCCCCTGTTGTTTCAACTGCTTCAAACAACACAACAATATTTAGTGTGTTATTAATTCCGACATATTCATCATGCATCACAAGAGGTTCAAAAAGCCTTGGTTTTAAATGTACGCTTGCACAACACAAACGCAATTATTACAGAAATCATAGAGCGTTTCTTGGCACATTTGGATCCACTTCAGCTGTGAAATCTGTTATTCAGCTGTCTGATGATTCTGTCCTAAATTggggaatatttttttctcccaggTCTTGATGAAAGCCTCAagtaatcacatttaaattgtGCTTCAGTGTATGCCGAGTCTCAGCTCTAACCGTAGTAGTGTTATTATTACTGTCACTCTCTTTTACcccttcataataaaatgtCTGTCATTTAACAGGTGTACATTTCCCTCTAgaagaactttttaaaattgaaccttCATTATGTTAAATCTTGGGTTTTTGGATCTAATCTCAAACATAAGTAAATTAAGCACAGAGATGAAACTTGCATAATCACAAACTCAGAGAATACttcacctgaaaatgaaaaccTGATGAAAATGCACTCGTCCTCGGGCTTTCaaagatgtaaatgagtttgtttcttcatctcaatagatttggagaaatttagccttgcatcacttgctcaccaatatATCCTCTaaagcgaatgggtgccgtcagattgagagtccaaacagacTCCAGTCAAGTAACGTCTTGCTAAGCAaagagctgtgtgtttgtaagaaacaaaaacatgattaagATCTTTTcaacttcaaactgttgcttctggCTTAAATGCAactcctctatccataatattgctttctccattTTAAGTGTCTTAGGGCAGAAATTTGACAGATAACAGAGACTTGAGAGGATGGACTTTATGGTTTATGGGCTATGCTATATGTATCGCATTTTAGTCAAAAGCAAcgttttgaagttaaaaatgttttaatgatggatttgtttatatGCTTCTTTTTATTTGCCAATCGATGGCCCGGGTTTTTGTTTCTTAgagctgtttgggctctcattctgacggcgcCCATTCGCTGCAAAGcattcattggtgagcaagtaacACAAAATTTCACCAAACAACCTCCTCTACATTCTGAGGTTAAGATAATCTAGAATTTTTGGGTTTCATGTCTGAATGTGCATTATTAATCAGTCTTTGCTCGTCTTACATAGTTCATAGTTTCAACCAAACATATTAGAGTTATATCTGGACATAACTTACATGCTGGGTTTTATTTGCACCCAAAGTTATTTAGACTGAAATTCTGTAGACACAACTTGTGCACAAGATACAGTTTTCACATGAAATCCACAAGAAAACCCCAGTTTTGTCAGTAGCTTTAAAGTTCTTAAGGAGCACAGTGGTTccaggtttttttcttttcttttcttgtatCAGTAAATGACTGATACAAACTTCCTCTGCCATTTTGTACATCACAACTCCTACACACTTCCTTTGAAAGgtaggatgttttttttcccttcatgttgtgtgtgtgtttttttttttttgaataatgaaaaacaatattCAGCATTCAAGAACAAACAAAGCAATGCAGTCGGTGCGTGTTTGAGGTTCAGACTGTCAGTCTGGCTGCACAGCTGAActtcaaactaaattaatttaaattgtctCATTTAGACTCAAACTCCTGAAGACAGTAGGTGTCTTTAAATGTTTCCACTGACCATTTTTATCAATGAAAGCCAATGAGGGCTTTAGGGAAACATTAGTGGAACATTTGTAGCGAAGTTAAAAAGGGGattgaaggggaaaaaaaaagaatgaaataagTCTCAGCTGTCAGATCTTCCCACCTCCATTCCTGGTTTACTCTAGGAGTGggattttgcttttttttaaattttttttactgaacagCAGGGTTTTCCTTTTTAGGAGGAGGAAgaaacagaattatttattcaacactTTGAACAAGGATCTTTACTCAGAAAGAGAATTTTATGTAAACAACCAGGGAGGGTCAGAGCCGTGGCGTAGCGTCTGTGGTGCTCGTTTGGGAAACGTGAATTTGAGCATGGCTCCTCGCCATCATTTCCTGCCCTTTCAACACTATTTCAACATTgctgttaataaaatatgacgaaaataaaaaaaaaatcgacaaCTGGAGAGGGAGCtgttatgttaatgttttattggaaCAGTGAGAGGTGGTTTATTCAACTCCTCTGTGCATTGAAATGTCTTAGCTGTAAATTGGTGTGATTATTCTGTTTGTCACAGTTGTGAAGGAATAATTGAAGAGCCCATCcaaatttttcatttcatatctATCAATGCGACTCTCAAGTAGGCAAGCGCATGTTTTGAATTGTGGCCTTTGAGAGTATCTTTAGGATATTATCGATGTTTTTATgctctcttctttttctctccctgCATCAACCTCATTTGAATTCTTGGTGCAAGCGGGGgattaaaaacagtattattgtttGATGCATTCTGCTTGACTCACTATTTTCTCACATTGTCGATTATAAAACACATGACCTTCATTTTTCTTTAGATAATACCTAATTGCTAATTACATGGAttattatatctttatataaaaataactagttacataaaacaagaaaactagatcagtgcttaaaataaattgacagCTAATCTAAGCTGATTATGTAGATATAATGCTAAGTGATGTAACCCAGTAATGAATCTGAAGACCTGTTTGTTTGCATCCATGCGGGCTCAAATGAGCATGAtgcggcaaaaaaaaaaaagggcttcATTTGACTGAGCAGATAGACAGACTCGAATCAGTGAAGGGTTTTTTTCCCCGTCGCTGAGCATACAGAAATCAAAGTTTCTAaccattaaatatgaaaacagaaatcaaaGCGAAGACATAAAACAATCTTGCT
Protein-coding sequences here:
- the ap5s1 gene encoding AP-5 complex subunit sigma-1 isoform X2, which encodes MVICFLIHTVCPVSALSAGESRILYARAFGPETGDGDFTPEQRRLMQKEKLHVVARQVRSAVALSREASGGLGVEAVLGEEAAALGEADSGVFSLGDAELFPDRAVVLWLGVHSLAFTLVCRSHENLLLAEGALRNIARHCLEELRLLGTGAEMAHCSSG
- the ap5s1 gene encoding AP-5 complex subunit sigma-1 isoform X1, whose protein sequence is MVICFLIHTVCPVSALSAGESRILYARAFGPETGDGDFTPEQRRLMQKEKLHVVARQVRSAVALSREASGGLGVEAVLGEEAAALGEADSGVFSLGDAELFPDRAVVLWLGVHSLAFTLVCRSHENLLLAEGALRNIARHCLEELRLLGTGAEVLLKSDRVDALLHRLLPHGQLLFLNHRFASALDKEISSYVSK